The following proteins are encoded in a genomic region of Mycobacterium sp. 155:
- a CDS encoding type IV toxin-antitoxin system AbiEi family antitoxin domain-containing protein, whose protein sequence is MDPKLAELFTTQRGVATSGQILSLLTRHAFDKAVDTGVLERIWQGIYCLGEPTDDLRLRGLDLSSGRKVAVCLGTAAAIHGFDTEGPPDLHVLNPPGGQLRSADGLVVHRRDGGPLTFVDNRYTTAPAWTAIEVARTLRRPRALATLDAALRSGTCIRADLWRAALDQAGRRGIVNVRNLIALADGRAESPMESEARLVMLDGGLPTPELQYEIIDGNGQLRRLDFAWPQQRVAVEYDSLDWHGNPDALRDDRRRTAALMGVRWIVIAIVGEDVHHRQGEMVARINAQLSHARAA, encoded by the coding sequence TTTTCACGACCCAGCGCGGCGTCGCCACCAGTGGTCAGATCCTGAGCCTGCTCACCCGACACGCCTTCGACAAAGCCGTCGATACCGGTGTGCTGGAACGGATTTGGCAGGGTATCTACTGTCTTGGTGAGCCGACGGACGATCTGCGGCTGCGTGGGCTCGATCTGTCCAGTGGCCGCAAGGTGGCGGTTTGCCTCGGCACTGCGGCAGCGATACACGGCTTCGACACTGAAGGCCCTCCAGACCTGCATGTCCTCAACCCACCAGGCGGTCAACTGCGATCGGCCGACGGACTGGTAGTGCACCGACGCGACGGCGGGCCATTGACTTTCGTCGATAACAGGTACACCACTGCTCCTGCATGGACCGCCATCGAGGTGGCGCGGACATTGCGGCGCCCGCGGGCACTCGCGACCCTGGACGCTGCACTGCGCAGCGGCACTTGCATCCGTGCCGACCTCTGGCGAGCAGCCCTCGATCAGGCCGGCCGGCGGGGGATCGTCAATGTCCGGAATCTGATCGCACTGGCCGACGGGCGTGCTGAGTCACCGATGGAGAGTGAGGCGCGGCTCGTGATGCTCGACGGTGGCCTGCCCACACCTGAACTGCAGTACGAGATCATCGACGGCAACGGTCAGTTGAGAAGGCTCGACTTCGCGTGGCCGCAGCAGCGGGTCGCGGTCGAATACGACAGCCTGGATTGGCATGGCAATCCAGATGCGCTGCGTGATGACCGGAGGCGCACCGCAGCGCTGATGGGCGTCCGCTGGATCGTCATCGCGATCGTTGGCGAGGACGTGCATCACCGGCAAGGGGAGATGGTGGCTCGGATCAACGCGCAGTTGAGTCACGCTCGTGCGGCCTGA
- a CDS encoding gamma-glutamylcyclotransferase, translating into MPLYAAYGSNMHPEQMLERAPHSPMAGTGWLHGWRLTFGGEDIGWEGALATVVEDPLSKVFVVLYDMTPADELSLDRWEGSELGFHKKIRCRVDRLSSDTTTDPTLAWLYVVDAWEGGLPSARYLGVMADAAEIAGAPPDYVHNLRTRPARNIGP; encoded by the coding sequence GTGCCGCTGTACGCCGCCTACGGGTCCAACATGCATCCAGAGCAGATGCTCGAACGGGCTCCGCACTCCCCCATGGCGGGAACAGGGTGGTTGCACGGCTGGCGATTGACCTTCGGCGGTGAGGACATCGGCTGGGAGGGTGCGCTGGCCACCGTCGTCGAGGATCCGCTGTCGAAGGTGTTCGTGGTCCTCTACGACATGACCCCCGCCGACGAGCTGTCGCTGGACCGGTGGGAGGGATCGGAGCTCGGCTTCCACAAGAAGATCCGGTGCCGCGTGGACCGGCTGTCGTCGGACACCACCACCGACCCCACCCTGGCCTGGCTATACGTGGTCGACGCGTGGGAAGGCGGGCTGCCCTCGGCGCGCTACCTCGGCGTGATGGCCGACGCCGCAGAGATCGCCGGCGCGCCGCCCGACTACGTGCACAACCTGCGCACCCGGCCGGCCCGCAACATCGGTCCGTAG